Proteins found in one Lysinibacillus fusiformis genomic segment:
- a CDS encoding bifunctional 2',3'-cyclic-nucleotide 2'-phosphodiesterase/3'-nucleotidase produces the protein MNKKLITNFLAVLLVLFAFIPFGVSAEAASNDVTRADYVKELVESLDVEIGDGSSLAFTDVSKDLAPYVEKAVQLKLIKGKTATTFGPDDKLTRQQAFVISARGLVSENASLTVLEQFKDADQIAEAYKQDLANAVAANILQAFEDNTIRPRDYVTQEQMESIVERFVAEYKAPSTGVSVDLQILGTTDIHTNLANYNYYLDAPSSEVGLANTATLIEQARAKNPNTLLFDNGDLIQGTPLGSYKALESVLKPGEVHPAIAALNALKYDGGTLGNHEFNYGLDFLDEVLNDAKYPVVNANTYDAKTKERMFTPYVILDKEVVDSTGKKHTLKVGVTGIVPTKIVEWDAIHLAGKVEMQEPVEAVKEVVPEMQKAGADVIVVLSHSGIGEDTYVKGAENVGYQLAEIEGIDALITGHSHLTFPGDYKDLKDVDQEKGTIHGVPTVMAGSYGSHLGVIDLKLEQQGLEWVVVDGKGSLQSIKQEGLQPSTTVLEAIKEAHDGTLTYIRQPVGETTAPIHSYFSMVQDDPSIQIVTQAQKWFIEQELKGTADEKTPILSAGAPFKAGSRNNPLDYTNIPVGPLAIKNMADIYHYDNTVATIKVTGAQAIEWLEMAAGIFATIDPTKTEEQNIIDAEARSYNFDVLDGLTYQIDVTSPAKYDRRGNLTDEKANRIKNVQYNGKPIDLKQEFIIITNNYRVGGSYGATFKNADGSNITNYAYENRQAVVDYIMTNKTINPAADNNWSFVPFPANTKVIYLSAKDAQKFIPAGSGIEYLEDTEAGFAKYLIK, from the coding sequence ATGAATAAGAAATTAATAACTAATTTCTTGGCGGTGTTACTAGTCCTTTTCGCGTTTATACCATTTGGAGTTTCTGCTGAGGCTGCTTCTAATGATGTAACACGCGCAGACTATGTAAAAGAATTAGTAGAAAGCTTAGATGTAGAGATAGGTGACGGCTCTTCTCTTGCCTTTACAGATGTTTCTAAGGATTTAGCACCTTATGTAGAAAAAGCTGTTCAATTAAAACTTATTAAAGGTAAAACAGCAACTACATTTGGTCCAGATGATAAATTAACACGTCAACAAGCATTTGTAATCTCTGCTCGTGGACTAGTTAGTGAAAACGCTTCCCTAACTGTTTTAGAGCAATTTAAGGATGCAGATCAAATTGCAGAGGCATATAAACAAGATTTAGCGAATGCTGTTGCAGCAAATATTTTGCAAGCATTTGAGGATAATACTATTCGCCCTCGTGACTATGTGACACAGGAACAAATGGAGAGTATTGTGGAACGCTTTGTAGCAGAATACAAAGCACCTTCAACTGGTGTATCAGTAGATCTTCAAATTTTAGGAACAACAGATATTCATACCAATTTAGCTAATTACAATTACTATTTAGATGCTCCATCATCTGAGGTTGGTTTGGCTAATACAGCGACATTAATTGAGCAAGCACGCGCTAAAAATCCAAACACATTACTATTCGATAATGGAGATTTAATTCAAGGTACACCACTTGGCTCTTATAAAGCATTAGAAAGTGTATTGAAGCCTGGTGAAGTTCATCCAGCTATTGCAGCACTTAACGCATTGAAATATGATGGTGGAACTTTAGGAAACCATGAATTTAACTATGGTCTAGACTTTTTAGATGAAGTATTAAATGATGCAAAATATCCTGTCGTAAATGCTAATACTTATGATGCAAAGACAAAAGAACGTATGTTTACACCTTATGTCATTCTTGATAAAGAAGTGGTCGATAGCACTGGTAAAAAGCATACACTTAAAGTTGGGGTAACAGGGATTGTACCAACGAAAATTGTTGAATGGGATGCCATTCATTTAGCAGGTAAAGTTGAAATGCAAGAGCCAGTCGAAGCAGTGAAAGAGGTAGTACCAGAAATGCAGAAGGCTGGAGCAGACGTGATTGTCGTTCTGTCACATTCAGGTATCGGTGAAGATACTTATGTGAAGGGTGCTGAAAATGTTGGTTACCAACTAGCAGAAATCGAAGGCATTGATGCTTTAATTACAGGGCACTCTCATTTAACATTCCCTGGTGATTATAAGGATTTGAAAGATGTCGATCAAGAAAAGGGTACAATTCATGGTGTGCCTACTGTTATGGCAGGTAGCTATGGTAGTCATCTTGGTGTAATTGATTTAAAACTGGAACAGCAAGGATTAGAGTGGGTAGTGGTAGATGGTAAAGGTTCATTGCAATCCATCAAGCAAGAAGGTTTACAACCATCCACAACAGTTTTAGAGGCTATTAAAGAGGCACATGATGGCACATTAACGTATATCCGTCAGCCTGTTGGAGAAACAACTGCTCCAATCCACAGTTATTTTTCAATGGTGCAAGATGATCCATCTATTCAAATCGTAACACAAGCTCAAAAATGGTTTATCGAACAAGAGTTAAAGGGCACTGCTGATGAAAAGACACCAATTCTTTCAGCTGGCGCACCTTTCAAAGCAGGCTCTCGTAATAATCCATTAGATTATACAAATATTCCTGTGGGACCACTTGCCATCAAAAATATGGCGGACATTTATCATTACGACAATACTGTTGCAACAATTAAAGTAACAGGTGCTCAAGCGATTGAATGGCTAGAGATGGCTGCAGGTATTTTTGCAACGATTGATCCGACTAAAACAGAAGAACAAAATATTATTGATGCAGAAGCGCGTTCTTATAATTTTGATGTGTTAGATGGCTTAACATATCAAATTGATGTCACATCGCCAGCAAAATATGACCGACGTGGTAATCTTACTGATGAAAAGGCAAATCGTATTAAGAATGTACAGTATAATGGTAAACCGATCGATTTAAAACAAGAATTCATCATCATCACAAACAATTACCGAGTTGGTGGATCATATGGTGCGACATTTAAAAATGCAGATGGCTCAAATATAACTAACTATGCTTATGAAAATCGTCAAGCTGTTGTTGATTATATTATGACGAATAAAACAATTAACCCTGCTGCGGATAATAACTGGTCATTTGTACCGTTCCCAGCCAATACAAAGGTTATTTACTTATCTGCGAAAGATGCGCAAAAGTTCATTCCAGCAGGTAGTGGCATTGAATATTTAGAAGATACAGAAGCTGGATTTGCTAAATATTTAATTAAATAA
- a CDS encoding FMN-dependent NADH-azoreductase, translating to MNVLVVKANNRPDGISTKMYDTFMENVQGVNVTTYDVFAEDMPYFGQDLFNAFGKVQNGGELTDIESRLLAAKQKTMDALTAADLVVFAFPLWNLTIPAPLQTFIDYVYQAGFTFKYGENGQLISLMTDKKAIILNARGGYYSSPEAQPMEMSVNYIKNVVGGVFGMEIIEEVIIEGHNASPDKAQEIIANGLEEVKKVAQSLQTVNA from the coding sequence ATGAACGTTTTAGTAGTAAAAGCGAACAACCGTCCAGACGGTATTTCAACAAAAATGTATGATACTTTCATGGAAAATGTACAAGGTGTCAACGTGACAACTTATGACGTATTCGCAGAAGATATGCCTTATTTTGGACAAGACCTTTTCAATGCATTTGGTAAAGTACAAAATGGTGGAGAGTTAACAGACATCGAATCACGTCTATTAGCTGCAAAACAAAAAACAATGGATGCATTAACTGCAGCTGATTTAGTTGTATTTGCATTCCCACTATGGAACTTAACAATTCCAGCCCCTCTACAAACATTTATTGACTACGTATACCAAGCAGGATTCACATTCAAATATGGTGAAAATGGTCAATTAATTAGCTTAATGACTGACAAAAAAGCGATTATTTTAAATGCTCGTGGTGGCTACTATTCATCACCAGAAGCTCAACCAATGGAAATGTCAGTAAACTATATTAAAAACGTAGTAGGTGGCGTATTCGGTATGGAAATTATCGAAGAAGTGATTATTGAAGGTCACAATGCTTCACCAGATAAAGCACAAGAAATTATTGCAAATGGCCTAGAAGAAGTGAAAAAGGTAGCTCAATCACTTCAAACTGTGAATGCATAA
- a CDS encoding manganese-dependent inorganic pyrophosphatase: MSKVLVFGHKNPDTDTITSAIVYAYLKQQIGEQAEAVRLGDVNNETQFALDKFGFEAPRLISSVVGEADKVILVDHNEFQQSADGIEEVQITEVIDHHRIANFQTADPLYYRAEPVGCTATILNKIFKENGVAIPANIAGLMLSAIVSDTLLFKSPTCTEQDVKAGEELAKIAGVDTAEYGLAMLKAGADLSDKSLEDLLSLDAKEFQFGEYKSVVAQVNAVDMNDVLNRQEELEILLNKNVAENGLDLFFFVVTDILNNDSTAVAIGQVAEAAAKGFGAELINNRVVLPGVVSRKKQIVPVLTEALK; the protein is encoded by the coding sequence ATGAGTAAAGTATTAGTTTTTGGACATAAAAACCCAGATACAGACACAATCACGTCTGCTATTGTATATGCCTATTTAAAACAGCAAATTGGTGAACAAGCTGAGGCAGTACGTCTTGGAGATGTTAATAATGAAACTCAGTTTGCATTAGATAAATTTGGCTTTGAAGCGCCTCGTTTAATTTCTTCTGTTGTAGGAGAAGCGGACAAGGTAATCCTTGTTGACCACAATGAATTCCAACAATCAGCTGACGGTATTGAAGAAGTACAAATTACAGAGGTAATTGACCATCACCGTATTGCAAACTTCCAAACAGCAGATCCATTATACTATCGTGCTGAGCCAGTAGGTTGTACAGCTACAATTCTAAACAAAATCTTCAAGGAAAACGGAGTAGCGATACCAGCCAATATTGCTGGCTTAATGTTATCAGCAATTGTTTCTGATACACTACTTTTCAAATCGCCAACTTGCACAGAGCAAGATGTAAAAGCTGGCGAGGAGCTAGCAAAAATTGCTGGTGTGGATACTGCAGAGTATGGCTTAGCAATGCTAAAAGCAGGTGCTGATCTATCTGATAAATCATTAGAAGATTTATTATCGTTAGATGCAAAAGAGTTCCAATTTGGTGAGTACAAATCTGTTGTAGCTCAAGTGAATGCAGTTGATATGAATGATGTGCTTAATCGCCAAGAAGAGTTAGAAATCTTACTAAATAAAAATGTTGCAGAAAACGGCTTAGATCTATTCTTCTTCGTTGTGACTGATATTTTAAATAATGATTCAACTGCAGTTGCAATTGGGCAAGTAGCAGAAGCGGCAGCAAAAGGATTCGGTGCTGAGCTTATCAACAACCGTGTTGTATTACCAGGAGTTGTTTCTCGTAAGAAACAAATTGTACCAGTATTAACGGAAGCTCTAAAATAA
- a CDS encoding FAD-dependent oxidoreductase, protein MTQSLWLATTESVSLSSLTSSTTCDVCIIGGGLTGLYTAYTLAKAGVDVVLLEANTHFGHGTTGHSTGKLTAQHSIVYANLLEKLSVEEAQLYYQLNQQAIDKARQLLPPASVRSVDSLLYCQTKEGYAQLLKEWNAYKVLNIKSNLTSDTELPFPITKALCMSQQAQINPVEVSNFLAKEAQKMGAKLYTNTRVQQLNIPQNNLHTEKNMSVQYNKLILCSHYPIEAFKGLKLFKLSNSRSYMVASKTSETMQGQYLSVDFPSRSIRTATINQENYLVLGGANHIAGETVHTEPYYEAISNEMKEHFEQQPLYRWSAQDIETPDIVPYVGRITNSLPNVLIATGYRKWGISNSFVAGDILSSLLTGAKIEDGALALYSPSRTKFGAQFMQMLKVGGFVAKEYIAGYMKNASAPTCTHLGCKTKWNEADETWDCPCHGSRFNAKGEVLEGPAVQPLKLD, encoded by the coding sequence ATGACACAATCTCTTTGGCTTGCTACAACTGAGTCAGTTTCGTTATCTTCTCTTACTTCCTCAACAACATGTGATGTATGTATAATCGGTGGTGGCTTAACGGGTTTATATACTGCCTATACTTTAGCAAAAGCAGGTGTGGATGTAGTTCTTCTTGAAGCAAATACCCATTTTGGTCATGGTACGACAGGGCATTCAACAGGAAAATTAACAGCCCAGCATAGCATTGTCTATGCAAATCTTTTAGAAAAACTATCTGTAGAAGAGGCACAGCTTTATTATCAACTTAATCAACAAGCCATTGATAAAGCTAGACAATTACTCCCACCAGCCAGCGTTCGATCGGTGGATTCACTATTATACTGTCAAACAAAAGAAGGCTATGCACAATTATTAAAAGAATGGAATGCCTATAAGGTTTTAAATATTAAGTCTAACCTTACCTCTGACACGGAGCTACCATTCCCTATCACAAAAGCATTATGTATGTCACAACAAGCTCAAATAAATCCTGTTGAGGTAAGTAACTTCCTCGCTAAAGAGGCACAGAAGATGGGAGCAAAACTTTATACAAATACCCGTGTTCAGCAATTAAACATACCACAAAATAACTTACATACCGAAAAAAATATGTCGGTTCAATATAATAAGCTTATTTTGTGTTCACATTATCCCATTGAAGCATTTAAAGGACTCAAACTTTTTAAATTATCCAATAGTCGTTCCTATATGGTTGCCAGTAAAACCTCTGAAACCATGCAAGGTCAATATCTATCAGTTGATTTTCCTTCTCGTTCGATACGGACTGCCACGATTAATCAGGAAAATTATTTAGTATTGGGAGGGGCAAATCACATCGCTGGGGAAACCGTTCATACCGAGCCTTATTATGAGGCCATTTCCAATGAAATGAAGGAGCATTTTGAACAACAGCCACTTTATCGCTGGTCAGCCCAGGATATAGAAACACCGGATATTGTCCCTTATGTTGGAAGGATTACAAACTCCTTACCTAACGTACTCATTGCCACTGGCTACCGTAAATGGGGAATCTCCAATTCCTTTGTCGCTGGTGATATCTTATCCTCTCTTTTAACTGGGGCAAAGATTGAGGATGGTGCCCTAGCTCTCTATTCACCATCCCGTACAAAATTCGGTGCCCAATTCATGCAAATGCTAAAAGTAGGAGGCTTTGTGGCAAAGGAATATATAGCGGGTTATATGAAGAATGCCTCAGCTCCGACCTGTACTCATTTAGGCTGTAAAACGAAATGGAATGAAGCTGATGAAACATGGGATTGTCCTTGCCATGGTTCCCGCTTTAATGCTAAGGGTGAAGTGCTTGAAGGCCCTGCCGTACAACCATTAAAACTCGACTAA
- a CDS encoding DsbA family oxidoreductase codes for MKIEIWSDYVCPFCYIGKKQLEKAIEDTGYVGQVELVYKSYQLDPTTPVDSHSTVYESLAKKYGMSLEKAKEMTMGVTERAKEVGLNYDFSNLMEENTLKAHRLVKWAEQQGDVTALVESLLHSHFIEGKRIGQEDVLLEIAEQVGLQRDEVAKVLAEDVYKNEVESDIQEGLQLGVRGVPFFVLNRKYGISGAQPQEVFEDTLRKVAEEEGLQPTLKMAGSGDAGICTDDNCKF; via the coding sequence ATGAAAATTGAAATTTGGTCTGACTATGTATGCCCATTTTGTTATATTGGAAAAAAACAATTAGAGAAAGCGATTGAGGATACTGGCTATGTGGGGCAGGTAGAGCTTGTTTATAAAAGCTACCAACTAGATCCAACGACTCCAGTAGATTCGCATAGTACTGTCTATGAATCATTGGCAAAGAAATACGGAATGTCATTAGAGAAGGCAAAGGAAATGACAATGGGTGTAACAGAACGTGCAAAAGAAGTAGGCTTAAACTACGACTTTAGCAATTTGATGGAAGAGAATACGTTAAAAGCACACCGTCTTGTGAAATGGGCTGAACAACAGGGCGATGTTACAGCACTTGTAGAGTCACTTTTACACAGTCATTTTATTGAAGGAAAGCGTATCGGCCAAGAAGATGTTTTATTAGAGATAGCTGAACAAGTAGGGCTACAGCGTGATGAGGTTGCAAAGGTTCTTGCAGAGGATGTTTATAAAAACGAAGTAGAATCGGATATTCAAGAAGGTCTACAGCTTGGTGTTCGAGGAGTACCGTTCTTTGTCTTAAACCGTAAGTATGGTATTTCAGGTGCGCAACCACAGGAGGTATTTGAAGATACACTGCGTAAAGTTGCTGAGGAAGAGGGCCTACAACCAACGCTAAAGATGGCTGGTTCAGGTGATGCGGGTATTTGCACAGACGATAACTGTAAATTTTAG